A window of Pedobacter lusitanus contains these coding sequences:
- a CDS encoding type 1 glutamine amidotransferase domain-containing protein, which translates to MKKILLVVTNVDHYASGLDTGLWLSELTHIYHTAKEKGWEVTIASPKGSTVPIDPESLKPLILDKITKDYYKSPAFMEELNHSKTLTEVENKSFDCVYLAGGHATMYDFPDDTTLQSIIAKQYESGKMVAAICHGVGGLLNVKLSGRAYLITGKKLTGFDWFEESIARRKREVPFNLEAALKERGVIYDKAFIPMTSKVVVDGNLITGQNPFSSKEIAKVIVKELERSNLKKQY; encoded by the coding sequence ATGAAAAAAATCTTATTAGTTGTTACCAATGTTGATCATTACGCGAGCGGATTAGATACGGGATTGTGGTTAAGCGAGCTTACCCATATTTATCATACTGCCAAAGAAAAAGGTTGGGAAGTTACCATTGCCAGCCCAAAAGGCAGTACAGTACCTATTGATCCTGAAAGTCTGAAACCTTTGATTTTGGATAAAATTACTAAAGACTATTATAAGAGCCCGGCCTTCATGGAAGAACTCAATCATTCCAAAACCTTAACTGAAGTAGAAAACAAATCTTTCGATTGTGTGTATTTGGCAGGCGGACACGCTACCATGTATGATTTTCCTGATGATACCACTTTGCAATCCATTATTGCCAAACAGTACGAAAGCGGAAAAATGGTAGCCGCTATTTGTCATGGAGTTGGGGGGCTGCTGAATGTAAAATTATCTGGCAGGGCATACTTAATCACGGGAAAAAAGCTCACCGGATTTGATTGGTTTGAAGAAAGTATTGCCCGACGAAAAAGAGAAGTGCCGTTTAACCTGGAAGCTGCTCTGAAAGAAAGAGGTGTTATTTACGATAAAGCATTTATTCCCATGACTTCAAAGGTAGTTGTAGATGGCAACCTGATTACTGGACAGAATCCTTTTAGCTCTAAAGAAATAGCAAAAGTGATAGTCAAGGAACTAGAACGGTCTAATCTGAAAAAGCAGTATTAG